The stretch of DNA TGATACGCGCTTGAGACGGGCAGCGAGCAGGGCTTCGGCATCGCCAACTAAGTCGCCCTTCACGGTGTTGACCGGCCGGACGATGCCGCATTCGATATCGCCGGGCGGCCTGGGGAAACTTGATCTGGAGGACAAGTTGAAAACTACCCATTGGCTTGCACATTTCAGATACTACATGGTATCGTAATGCAAGAATTAGAATACTGTCAAGTACTGGAATTGTCGTGACCGAAAACAGCCAGGGCCGGCGCGGCCGGCCCGCCAACGAGGCGCTTGGCCAAACGATCGTCGACGCCGCGCGCGAACTCTTTGTGGAGTTGGGTTTTCAAGCGACGACATTGGACAAGGTCGCCCAGCGGGCGAAGATATCCAAGCTCAGCATCTATCGGCACTTCGAGAACAAGGAGTCGCTGTTCAGCGCGGCCATGGCGGCCGGCTGCCATCAGTTGTTTGCACCACAAGCCCTTCTTGAGGGCGTCGACGGTTCGGTCGAAGACCAGCTCATGGCGGTGGGATCATTACTGCTTCGCACGTTGTTGAGATCAGACGTCCGCAGTGTCGAAGCCATGGTCATGGCCGACAAGACGAGTCAAAACTCGTTAAGCAAGCTCCATTTCGAAGCCGGCCCCGCCCATGTCATCGCCCAAATCGAGGCCCTGTTGTGTCAGTTGCACGCGAAGGCGGTTCTGAACGTGCCCGATCCTCTCCGGTCCGCCCGCTTGTTTGCCGCGCTTTTCAAAGGATCCGATCTCCTGATGATCGCACGCTTCGATCAGGCGAAAGGAGAGGACGACAACGAAATCGAATCCTATTGCCGGTCGGCCGTCGCCATGTTCATCGCCGCGCACCGTGGCAACGACCACGCGGACGGATAGCCTAGCGGTGAGAATACCCATGGTATTCGATGCGCCAGAAAGCGGCCTGGATCGGTAAGCCCAGTCTGGTCTGGAATTGTGCACCTTTGAGACATGGTGCCGCGCCCTGTGATTGTCTGCTTGCTGATGAAGACCGGAAGTAATCGGCGCTTAATTCAGAATGACGCGATTGACCCAAACAAGACTCTCGGCGCCGCCTTCTCGCATCCTTCAGAGCAGCCGTGTGCTCCGCGGAATGTCGAGCGCCGGTGGTTGCCGCGCGGCTGGCGCCTCGTCGAGTACACCATCCGCACCTGCAATCTCTTACGAAGAAACGAGCCTTAAGCCTTCAGGTCCGTGATCCTCATAATTGCGACCACGTTCCCATCATTGAACGCCTGCTCTTTTGTGTCCTTGTTGCAGGTCCAGACAAAGTTCTTCTTGGCCGTAAAGGTCTTTCCCTCCTGCTCAAGCCGAAGCTCGCCCTCGGGGATATGGCAGATCATGGCATTCATCATCGGGGGACCCATAGTCTTCGATCCCGGCTGCATAATGACATCGCGCATTGAGACAGTCTTAAAACCGGGGATGATGGATGGTGTCTCGCCATCGTAAGCGCGCACCACGACACCGGGCCACGGCGTCGTATCCTTGTAGCCCGTGGTCTGAGCGGCGGCTGGCTTTATCATGGCCGCCGAAGCCGCTGCCAACCCGATTCCCAATGCTGACCTTCGATCGATCTTGTTCATCGCTTTCTCCTGAGGTTACAGCAACGAGCCGCCGCAGAAGCGGCGCGCGCATTTCGTGGAATGTGAATGGTCGTGCGAACCGAAAAAAGCGTCGGTCTCTTAAGAGAGCGTGCCTGCCGATGGCATCAGTACTGCTCGTTCGCCCCGGACGGCGATTTCGGCTGTCCCGTTTCAAGGGCAACTAGATTATACGCGACCTGACGCGCCTGAGAAACAGCATCCAAAATGCACAATGTCTCAAACTGGTTAGAGCCAGAGACTGAAGACCGGACCCGGCGTCGGCAGCTTCACTCCGGCCAACGGATATAGCAAGTCAGCGTGACTGACCGGCCCCGCGGCTCCGGTCGGCGGTAGGTACGCTGCCAGGACCCGACTGACGTCCCGTCCGGAGGCGATGACTATAGCTTCCAGGATGTCCGGAGTTGTGCACCTTTGAGACATAGCGACCGGCCCTGACGATGTCCGTTTCCAAGGGAAGACCGCAAGTAGTCGGCCGACGACCAAAATGACGCGAATGGCCCAACGCGGACATCGATAGCCGCAAAACGAGCCTGTGAGTCCCCTTTTAGTCTGCTTGTTTGACAGCGTATGATGCCTTGGGCCTGAGTCTCGGAGGCACAAACGAGGTCTCAGCACTGACTGCGGCCGAAAGCGACTTTGACAAGTCTGGGGAGAGCAAAAATGAAAGGTGCCGTAGCGGGAGTGGTTGGAAAATGAAGGCGGCGTAATCTCCAGCTTGGACCAACAAGCGATTCCGGCGTTTCAGCGCCGGTGGAGATCACGCCATGACGAAGATTATCACGACGCCTTGCCTGCCGCAGTCCGAAATCGAGACGACTGAGCAGCTTTTCGACAACTGGTTCGACCCGATCGAAGCTGGCCTTCGCGAGCGAACCCGGGAATTCCTGCAAGCGATGTTCGAAGCTGAGCTCGACGAGGTGCTGGCGCGCTCGCGCTACGCCCGACGGGCGAGGCCGGCGAGCGGCGATTCGGGGGCGACGCCCGCCGCCACTGGTCACCGCCACGGGCATCGGCCGCGCTCGCTGCTGGGCACATTCGGGAAAGTGGAGATCGCAGTGCCGCGCGCCCGCTTGAATACGTCCGATGGCAAGACGACCGAGTGGAAAAGCGGCGCACTGCGGGCCTACCAACGCCGCACGCTGGCCGCCGACGCGCTGATCGCCGGCTGCTACCTGGCGGGCACCAACACGCGCCGTGTGCGCCGCG from Bradyrhizobium sp. AZCC 1693 encodes:
- a CDS encoding TetR/AcrR family transcriptional regulator, producing MTENSQGRRGRPANEALGQTIVDAARELFVELGFQATTLDKVAQRAKISKLSIYRHFENKESLFSAAMAAGCHQLFAPQALLEGVDGSVEDQLMAVGSLLLRTLLRSDVRSVEAMVMADKTSQNSLSKLHFEAGPAHVIAQIEALLCQLHAKAVLNVPDPLRSARLFAALFKGSDLLMIARFDQAKGEDDNEIESYCRSAVAMFIAAHRGNDHADG